The following are encoded together in the Plasmodium reichenowi strain SY57 chromosome 3, whole genome shotgun sequence genome:
- a CDS encoding SECIS-binding protein 2, putative produces the protein MKKEIIVDVKSNPRTHTNGDKDIIREKQKKPKKKNEKVNVSINANVNLENRKIVENRKCIKNIKSIKNIKNAKYIKNIKSIKYYDDRKKEEKTYQTENTNNNIQFGNRLVRITFSSDKKKRKELIKKKKMNILMKKKKKKKKEFEEKKKLINKLTNILNVEKEKGNYYFLPKCLKKKKISKLKKIIILEKKIKNDIYQELLKQKENINSINDHHTGIYLQLIQNKMKWILKNKKVKKIIITNNSNNSNNSNNNNNNNNSNNNNNNDNNNNDNNNNIKFASNFLKKLAKTENVLNGELPDVQVKILKKFIHTWAHKYATGLRKGKKYGRKRDIRQFINIAKKIEKYSDQNDKLDLKDKRVSSKDNICSVENFDKNNVVNVKEKKKNSDTIERNEHNICNHNNNNNNNNNNNNNNNNNNNNNNNNNNNNNNHNNNNHNNNNHNNNNNNNNGDNKNNNIIDVNHILKDEMLKNEKILNYIQVSRVEKKIYINDYVDHEITVKLNTMVKEFLKKISVSHEKLLLLKKKKRYFLGLKECYKHICIDEPKIVFIAPNIEPSLNNIFDDTLGKIIAKCKEKNIPIVFALSKNLLGKCINKSRQSIICIIDNDSYIKECNDIINLANSLKLCK, from the coding sequence atgaaaaaagaaattattgTTGACGTAAAATCCAATCCTCGCACACATACCAATGGTGATAAAGACATAATTAGGgagaaacaaaaaaaacCAAAAAAGAAGAATGAAAAGGTAAACGTAAGTATAAATGCAAATGTGAATTTAGAGAATAGAAAAATTGTGGAAAATAgaaaatgtataaaaaatataaaatcgataaaaaatataaaaaatgcaaaatacataaaaaatataaaatctataaaatattatgatgatagaaaaaaagaagagaAAACTTATCAAACGGAAAACACGAATAACAATATACAATTCGGAAATAGACTAGTCAGAATAACTTTTAGTAGcgataaaaaaaaaaggaaggAATTgatcaaaaaaaaaaaaatgaatatattgatgaaaaaaaaaaaaaaaaaaaaaaaagaatttgaagaaaaaaaaaaacttataaataaattaacaaatatattaaatgttgaaaaagaaaaaggaaactattatttcttacccaaatgtttaaaaaaaaaaaaaatatccaaattaaaaaaaataattatattagaaaagaaaattaaaaatgatatatatcaagaactattaaaacaaaaagaaaatatcAATTCTATAAATGATCATCACACtggtatatatttacaacttattcaaaataaaatgaaatggatactgaaaaataaaaaggtaaaaaaaataataataacaaataatagCAATAATAGCAATAATAgcaataataacaataataacaataatagcaataataacaataataatgataataataataatgataataataataatattaaattcGCTAgcaattttttaaaaaaactAGCCAAAACGGAAAATGTGCTAAATGGTGAGTTACCTGACGTTCAGGtgaaaattttaaaaaaatttatacaCACATGGGCACATAAATATGCAACAGGTTTgagaaaaggaaaaaaatatggtAGAAAGAGGGATATAAGacaatttataaatattgcaaaaaaaatagaaaagTACTCTGATCAAAATGATAAGCTTGATTTGAAAGATAAAAGAGTTTCTTCGAAAGATAATATTTGTTCTGTTGAAAATTTTGATAAGAATAATGTTGTTAAtgtaaaagaaaaaaaaaaaaatagtgATACCATAGAAAGAAATGAGCATAATATATGCAACCataacaacaacaataataataataacaataataataataataataacaataataacaataataataataataacaataataataataacaaccataataataacaaccataataataacaaccataataataacaataataataacaatggtgataataagaataacaatattattgatgtaaatcatatattaaaggATGAAATGcttaaaaatgaaaaaattttaaattacaTACAAGTGAGCAGAGtcgaaaaaaaaatttatatcaaTGATTATGTTGATCATGAAATAACTGTTAAATTAAATACTATGGTTAAAGagtttttaaaaaaaatttctgTTTCGCATGAAAAATTGTTATTGctaaaaaagaaaaaacgATATTTCTTAGGATTAAAAGAATgttataaacatatatgtatagaTGAACCAAAAATAGTATTTATTGCTCCGAATATTGAACCATCactaaataatattttcgATGATACGTTAGGGAAAATAATTGCTAAAtgtaaagaaaaaaatatacctATAGTTTTTGCTTTAAGCAAAAATTTGTTAGgaaaatgtataaataaatctAGACAGTcaattatttgtataattgATAACGattcttatataaaagaatgTAATGATATAATTAATCTTGCtaattctttaaaattatgtaaatGA
- a CDS encoding 60S acidic ribosomal protein P2, putative produces MAMKYVAAYLMCVLGGNENPSTKEVKNVLGAVNADVEDEVLNNFIDSLKGKSCHELITDGLKKLQNIGGGVAAAPAGAAAVETAETKKEDKKEEKKEEEEEEEDDLGFSLFG; encoded by the coding sequence atggCTATGAAATACGTTGCTGCATATCTTATGTGTGTATTGGGAGGAAATGAAAACCCAAGCACAAAAGAAGTTAAGAATGTGTTGGGAGCCGTAAATGCTGATGTAGAAGATGAAGTTTTAAACAATTTTATTGATTCATTAAAAGGAAAGAGTTGCCATGAATTAATCACTGATggattaaaaaaattacaaaatattgGAGGTGGTGTAGCTGCCGCACCAGCTGGTGCCGCTGCAGTAGAAACTGCTGAAACTAAGAAAGAAGATAAgaaagaagaaaagaaagaagaagaagagGAAGAAGAAGACGACTTAGGATTTTCCTTATTTGgttaa